A portion of the uncultured Bacteroides sp. genome contains these proteins:
- a CDS encoding glycosyltransferase family 1 protein: MKIKVSNVNTPNWKEITVKSSVPAELEKLSEIARNIWWSWNYEATELFRSLDPILWKEAGQNPVLFLEHMNFEKLEALSKDKVVLKRMNDVYAKFRDYMDVKPDKQRPSVAYFSMEYGLNHVLKIYSGGLGVLAGDYLKEASDSNVDLCAVGFLYRYGYFTQTLAIDGQQIANYEAQNFGTLPLERVLDANNQPLVVDVPYIDYVVHAYVWKVNVGRISLYLLDTDNEMNSEFDRSITHQLYGGDWENRLKQEILLGIGGILTLKALGIKKDVYHCNEGHAALINVQRLCDYVAEGLSFDQAIELVRASSLYTVHTPVPAGHDYFDEGLFAKYMSAYPAKMGISWDDLMDLGRNNPGDKGERFCMSVFACNASQEVNGVSWLHGKVSQEMFASIWKGYFPEESHVGYVTNGVHFPTWSAREWKQLYAKYFDENFLYDQSNPKIWEAIYSVPDEEIWNTRMTMKNKLVDYIRRQFSETWLKNQGDPSRIVSLMDKINPNALLIGFGRRFATYKRAHLLFTDLDRLAKIVNNPDRPVQFLFTGKAHPHDGAGQGLIKMIIEISRRPEFLGKIMFLENYDMQLARRLVTGVDIWLNTPTRPLEASGTSGEKALMNGVLNFSVLDGWWLEGYRENAGWMLTEKRTYQNQEHQDQLDAATLYSVLETQILPLYYDKNEDGYSEGWVKYIKNSIAQIAPHYTMKRQLDDYYEKFYTKLAKRFHALNANGYEKAKELAAWKEEVAEKWDSIEIVSSEKTEELLQQSLESGKDYTTTYVIDEKGLNDAIGIELVTIHTNAEGKEHVYSVEPFDVIKKEGDLYTFQVKHSLSNAGSFKMAFRMYPKNKNLPHRQDFCYVRWFD; the protein is encoded by the coding sequence ATGAAAATTAAAGTTAGTAATGTGAACACTCCGAACTGGAAAGAGATAACTGTAAAATCATCTGTTCCGGCAGAGCTTGAAAAGTTGTCTGAAATAGCAAGAAATATTTGGTGGTCATGGAATTATGAAGCCACGGAGTTGTTTAGAAGCCTCGATCCTATCCTCTGGAAAGAAGCAGGACAAAATCCTGTTCTTTTTCTTGAACACATGAATTTTGAAAAACTGGAAGCTTTATCAAAAGATAAAGTTGTTCTCAAGAGAATGAATGATGTATATGCAAAGTTCAGAGATTACATGGATGTTAAGCCCGATAAACAGCGCCCGTCTGTTGCTTATTTCAGCATGGAATATGGCTTGAATCACGTGCTTAAAATATACTCCGGTGGGTTGGGAGTACTTGCCGGTGACTACTTAAAAGAAGCATCAGACAGCAATGTTGATCTTTGTGCGGTTGGTTTTCTCTATCGTTATGGTTATTTCACTCAAACGCTTGCCATAGATGGGCAACAGATAGCCAACTACGAAGCTCAAAATTTTGGTACACTTCCATTGGAACGGGTTCTCGACGCTAACAACCAACCCCTTGTGGTAGATGTGCCTTATATTGACTACGTAGTTCATGCATACGTTTGGAAAGTCAATGTAGGTCGTATCTCATTATATTTGCTCGATACGGATAATGAAATGAACAGTGAGTTCGATCGTTCCATCACTCATCAACTTTATGGAGGCGATTGGGAGAATCGCTTGAAACAAGAGATACTTTTGGGTATCGGTGGGATTCTTACTTTGAAAGCTTTGGGTATAAAGAAAGATGTATACCATTGTAATGAAGGACATGCTGCCTTGATTAATGTGCAACGCCTTTGTGATTATGTAGCCGAAGGATTGAGTTTCGATCAGGCCATTGAATTGGTTCGTGCTTCTTCTCTTTATACTGTTCATACACCTGTTCCGGCAGGACATGATTATTTTGATGAAGGGCTATTTGCAAAGTATATGAGCGCATATCCTGCCAAAATGGGTATTTCATGGGATGATTTGATGGATCTGGGGCGTAATAATCCGGGAGATAAAGGAGAACGTTTTTGCATGTCAGTCTTTGCTTGCAACGCTTCTCAGGAAGTGAATGGTGTGAGTTGGTTACATGGGAAAGTGTCTCAGGAAATGTTTGCTTCTATCTGGAAGGGATATTTCCCGGAAGAAAGTCATGTGGGTTATGTCACCAATGGTGTACACTTCCCAACTTGGAGTGCTCGTGAATGGAAGCAACTATATGCGAAATACTTCGATGAGAATTTCTTGTACGATCAATCAAATCCTAAGATTTGGGAAGCGATATACAGTGTTCCGGATGAAGAGATCTGGAATACCCGCATGACGATGAAAAATAAGCTAGTGGACTATATCCGCAGACAGTTCAGTGAAACCTGGTTGAAAAATCAAGGAGATCCTTCACGTATTGTTTCGCTGATGGATAAAATAAACCCGAATGCTTTGTTGATTGGATTCGGACGTCGTTTCGCTACTTATAAGCGTGCGCATCTCTTGTTTACAGATCTTGATCGTTTGGCTAAGATTGTGAACAATCCAGATCGTCCGGTACAATTCCTTTTCACAGGAAAGGCACATCCCCACGATGGTGCAGGACAGGGGCTGATCAAGATGATTATAGAGATTTCTCGTCGTCCGGAGTTTTTGGGTAAGATTATGTTCCTTGAAAATTATGATATGCAGTTGGCTCGCCGACTGGTAACGGGAGTTGATATTTGGTTGAATACGCCAACTCGTCCACTCGAAGCATCGGGTACTTCCGGTGAGAAAGCTTTGATGAATGGGGTGTTGAACTTCTCGGTACTTGATGGTTGGTGGCTTGAAGGATACCGCGAGAATGCGGGATGGATGTTGACAGAGAAACGTACTTATCAAAATCAGGAACATCAGGATCAGCTTGATGCTGCTACTCTTTATAGTGTTCTCGAGACACAAATATTACCACTCTATTATGATAAAAATGAGGATGGTTATTCTGAAGGATGGGTGAAATATATAAAGAATTCCATCGCCCAGATTGCTCCTCATTATACCATGAAGCGTCAGCTTGATGATTATTATGAGAAGTTCTATACAAAACTGGCAAAACGTTTCCATGCATTAAATGCGAATGGTTACGAAAAGGCTAAGGAGTTGGCTGCTTGGAAAGAAGAAGTTGCTGAAAAATGGGATTCGATAGAAATTGTATCGAGCGAAAAAACAGAAGAATTGCTTCAACAATCATTAGAAAGTGGCAAAGATTATACTACCACTTACGTGATTGACGAGAAGGGATTGAATGACGCTATTGGAATTGAACTTGTTACCATCCATACTAATGCAGAAGGTAAAGAGCATGTCTATTCAGTTGAACCATTTGATGTGATTAAGAAAGAAGGTGATTTATATACTTTCCAGGTAAAACACAGCTTATCAAATGCCGGTAGCTTTAAGATGGCTTTCCGTATGTATCCTAAGAATAAGAATTTGCCACATCGTCAGGACTTCTGTTATGTGCGCTGGTTTGATTAA
- a CDS encoding glycogen/starch synthase: MIKELLSPDYIFETSWEVCNKVGGIYTVLSTRAKTLQSTFHDKVLFIGPDIWQNSENPLFIESKNLCTEWREYAREQEGIGVRMGRWNIPGEPIVILVDFQSFFAQKNEIYTEMWNTFQVDSLHAYGDYEEASMFSYAAGKAVESFYKYNLSDTDKVIYQAHEWMTGLGALYLQTAAPEIATIFTTHATSIGRSIAGNNKPLYDYLFAYNGDQMAQELNMQSKHSIEKQTAHSVDCFTTVSQITNIECKQLLNKEADVVLMNGFEDDFVPKGNTFTGKRKRARTAMLNVANNLLGTDWGDDTLIIGTSGRYEFKNKGIDVFLESLHRLNNDKNLNKNVLAFINVPGWVGAPREDLLLRLKSREKVTTQLENPFITHWLYDAENDKILNMLKYLGMTNSKDDRVKVIFVPCYLNGKDGVFNKEYYDLLLGQDLSIYPSYYEPWGYTPLESVAFSVPTITTDLAGFGLWVNGLKNQNGIDDGVEVLHRSDSNYFEVADGVKNIVSMFSTKTDDEVAEVRKRAGEVAEQALWKHFIQYYYEAYDIALRKAAKRQMS; encoded by the coding sequence ATGATAAAAGAGCTATTATCCCCTGATTACATTTTCGAGACAAGCTGGGAAGTATGTAATAAAGTAGGGGGAATTTATACTGTATTGTCTACCAGAGCGAAGACTTTGCAGTCTACCTTTCATGACAAAGTACTATTTATTGGTCCTGATATATGGCAGAATAGTGAGAATCCATTATTTATAGAATCAAAGAACCTTTGCACCGAGTGGCGCGAATATGCAAGAGAGCAAGAGGGAATCGGAGTGCGCATGGGGAGATGGAACATTCCGGGTGAGCCGATTGTTATATTAGTTGACTTTCAGTCTTTCTTTGCGCAGAAGAATGAAATATATACTGAAATGTGGAATACTTTTCAAGTGGATTCTTTACATGCTTACGGTGATTACGAAGAGGCATCTATGTTCTCTTATGCAGCCGGTAAAGCGGTTGAGAGCTTTTATAAATATAACTTGTCGGATACGGATAAGGTAATTTATCAGGCACATGAATGGATGACAGGTCTGGGAGCGCTTTATCTGCAAACAGCTGCACCTGAGATTGCCACCATCTTCACAACTCATGCTACTTCCATCGGACGTTCCATAGCCGGTAATAACAAACCGCTTTACGACTATCTCTTTGCTTACAATGGAGACCAGATGGCGCAAGAGCTTAACATGCAATCCAAACATTCCATAGAAAAGCAGACCGCTCATAGTGTAGACTGTTTTACCACGGTGAGTCAGATAACCAATATAGAGTGTAAGCAATTGCTTAACAAAGAAGCTGATGTTGTTTTAATGAATGGGTTTGAAGATGACTTTGTACCTAAAGGAAATACTTTTACGGGAAAACGTAAAAGAGCTCGTACTGCCATGTTGAATGTGGCAAATAATCTGCTTGGAACTGATTGGGGCGACGATACTTTGATCATTGGAACCAGTGGGCGTTATGAGTTTAAGAATAAAGGAATCGATGTTTTTCTTGAATCACTTCATCGTTTGAACAATGATAAAAATTTAAATAAGAATGTATTGGCATTTATTAATGTCCCAGGTTGGGTAGGAGCACCACGTGAAGATCTTCTGTTGCGATTGAAGAGCAGAGAGAAAGTTACAACACAGCTGGAAAATCCTTTCATAACCCATTGGTTGTATGATGCGGAGAATGATAAAATATTAAATATGTTGAAATATCTGGGAATGACCAACAGCAAGGATGATAGAGTAAAGGTTATTTTTGTACCTTGTTATCTAAACGGAAAAGACGGGGTATTCAACAAAGAATATTATGATTTGTTATTAGGACAAGATCTAAGCATTTATCCATCGTACTATGAGCCATGGGGGTATACTCCATTAGAGAGTGTGGCCTTTAGCGTGCCTACTATCACTACTGACCTTGCCGGTTTTGGCCTCTGGGTAAATGGCCTGAAGAATCAGAATGGCATTGATGATGGAGTAGAAGTGCTTCATCGTTCGGATAGTAATTATTTTGAAGTAGCTGATGGTGTTAAAAATATTGTTTCAATGTTTTCGACTAAGACTGATGATGAAGTGGCTGAGGTTCGCAAGCGAGCGGGCGAAGTAGCTGAACAAGCTTTGTGGAAGCATTTTATACAATATTATTATGAGGCATACGACATAGCATTACGCAAAGCCGCAAAACGGCAAATGAGCTAA
- a CDS encoding V-type ATP synthase subunit K, producing the protein MEMNLLIAYIGIAVMVGLSGIGSAYGVTIAGNAAIGALKKNESAFGNFLVLTALPGTQGLYGFAGYFMFQTIFGVLTPSITAIQAAAVLGAGIALGLVALFSAIRQGQVCANGIAAIGQGYNVFGNTLILAVFPELYAIVALAATFLMGSALVA; encoded by the coding sequence ATGGAAATGAATTTATTAATCGCCTATATCGGCATCGCAGTAATGGTTGGTTTATCAGGTATTGGTAGTGCTTACGGGGTAACTATTGCAGGTAATGCGGCTATTGGAGCTTTAAAGAAAAATGAAAGTGCATTCGGTAATTTTCTAGTGTTAACAGCTCTTCCGGGTACACAGGGGTTGTATGGCTTTGCGGGATACTTTATGTTTCAAACAATTTTCGGAGTACTAACTCCCTCTATTACAGCTATTCAGGCTGCTGCAGTTTTGGGTGCGGGCATTGCACTCGGACTTGTTGCTTTATTTTCGGCCATTCGCCAGGGACAAGTCTGTGCCAATGGCATTGCCGCCATCGGGCAAGGATACAATGTGTTTGGGAACACCTTAATTTTAGCTGTATTTCCTGAACTTTACGCCATTGTTGCTTTGGCTGCGACCTTCCTTATGGGAAGCGCTTTGGTTGCATAA